The sequence AACCACCTGCATTTGCACCCGAGAATCATGAGCCTCATTCTGGAGGTCGGACGCGACTATGGGCTGCCTGCGATGCGGCTTCCCAACGAGCCCTTTCTCCCTTCCTGGCGTGCAGCGAAAAAATCGCCCATCGCCAGGCTGGCTGCATGGACGTCTCTCTCCCCCCTGATAGCATTGATGAAGAGCCGCCTGCGGCACTCACGCGTGCGCTGCAACGACTTCATTTTCGGCATGGCGGACACGGGAGCGATGACGACGGAGCTCGTGCTGAGATTCCTGCAACATCTCCCGGAAGGCGTAACCGAAATCTACTTCCACCCTTCCACCCGGCGCTGTCCCGAAATCGATCGCACCATGCCGGCGTACCTCCATGAGGAGGAGTTCAAGGCTCTTACCAGCAGCGAGGTGCTCGAGGCATGCGCAGCCGAGGGGATTCAGAGGACTACTTTCAACGGTCTGTGAGCACATAGCTGCGCCTGTAGTTGACCGTGTAGTTTTTCCCCGGCACCTGCACCTCAACCCGCCGCGCTTTTTCTCCGGCAGTGCCGATTTCAGTCAGGTATCCGAGGGCGTAGTAGTTCTTCAAGGAGTAAGCAATCTGTCGGCACACACCGGCCGGATCCTTAGTCTCGGCGGAAAACTGCCGGCCTCCCGATTCCTTCATGAGCTGGCCCTTGCTGATCCGATCACCCCCCAAAGTGATCAGCAGTGCTGCCGTGTTGCCGAATCCCAGCGTCAACAAGGTGCAGCCCGATTCCCGGACGTGTTCGACGGTGGCCGGCCCCAGCCCTCTGAAGCGGTTCGAAATCACCAGCAGGGCTTTTTTCCCGTTGTTGGTCTTGCGGAGTTTGCTCAGCGCCCGGTCGATAGCAAGCCCGGTTAGAGGCTGGACCCCAAAGAGTTCCTTCAGGATTCCCCCTGATCCCCGCGACGGGACGCCGATGTTGTCGAGGGCATCGATAAGAGGGCCGCGCCTTGCGGTAAAATCCATCTCGAGATACGCATCCCTGGAATCGAACGAGTACAGGCACAGATCGTCCGTGGGCGCGAGCACGTAAGCAAGATCAGCTATGAAGCGCTTGCACGTGACCAGCTTTTCGGACGAAATGGCGCTCGTGTCCAGCACCATCGCCAGGCTTACCGGCCGGTCCGCGAGCCAGGCGAAATTTGTGATCTCCATCGTCCTGCCGTTCTCTTTCACGACGAAATCGTTCCTGGTGAGGCCGGGGATCGGATTTCCCGGCTGGTCCAGCACCTCGACATCCAGGGACACAAGATTGACCTGAACATTGAACTTGGGCCGCTGTTGCTGCTGTTCTTTTTGCTCAGGCAGCGCCAGATGAGCTGACAGCAGCGCAGCGAGCGCCCCTGCTATTGATATCCGTGTGAAGAGTCTCATCCTTGCCGCCACGGTTGCCGATGAATTTGTGCCGAAATCCCTGGAATGCGCAAGCCTGCTTGCGCCTCGTTTCTCAGGCCCTGCAACGCATATGCGAAAGCCGGCTGCACGCTGCCGCACTCCAAAACAGTGACAGGAACCAGGAATCCTTGCTATCTATAACACAAATAGAGCGTGACGATCGCAATAGGGTTCAAAACGGTGGCCAGGGTGGATGGCGTTGAGCGTCCTGACCGGCTCGACCGGATACACCCTGCCGGCCCGAGAGCGAACTTCTTGCGAGATCTCCATCAGGATCCAGCCTGCCTTGTTGCGCCCAAGCATGACCCGCAGCCTTTCAGCTTGGCCGGCTGTGGGTTGTCATGGTAGTTTCCTATCAGGAGCGAAATCGGACCGACGACTGCCGAAAGCAATGCCGAATGTTAAGCTGGAAATCATGAAGCGGCACCGCGCGTTTTCATCCTCCGGCCTCCGTCACTCCTCCGCCGTTTTTCATCCGTTACTGGTCATTTACTGTTCGATTCGAGCGGCGCATAGATGTCGGCAATCAAGTCCTCCGGCTCAGTGCTGTTCGGATCGTTGAGGTACATCTCGAAGCAGGGCGCAGAGAGCAGCGCGCGGCCACTGCGCGGCAGCCACTCTCCCAACAGCTTCGCGTAGGCCTCGCCCAGCTTGCTGTAAGGCCCGAAGTGGGTCATCACGGCGTACTCACCACCGGGTATGGTCTGAGCGCCGATGTCACCGGTCGAAGCAAACGGTTCGTCCACCGTCACGCAGGCGTCATAGCGGATTCTCTTCTGCGGCGTCACCTCCGGATCGTCATGGCAGATACCGATGAACTGCGCGTCGCCGCCCAGCAGTCCCTCCTTCCCGAGCCAGGGCAGCAGCTGGTCCCAAGCCGTGCCCACTTCGCGATATGGCCCGACGTGGCGCATGAAAGCCACACGCATCGGTTTCAGGTTCTTGATCTGCACATTCATGGTTTGGAGTCCTGTTCGTCTGGATTTGAAGTCCTTGAGCGTTGGACCGTCGCGGTAATGAATGCCGGACGGCGCCAGCACGGCCGCGACGGGACTTCGGTGCAAGCGGAAATGGACCGGGGCCATGCCATAGGCCGCTTTGAAGGCGCGTGTGAAGGCCTCATGGGTTCCGTAGCCGGCGTCGAAAGTGATTTGAACCACCGGCTGCCGGCTCAGCTTGAGTCGCGATGCCGCCCGCTCCAGTCGAAGCCGCCGGACGTGCTCCATGACCGACTCGCCTACCATGCCCGTGAAGACGCGGTGAAAGTGATATGGCGAGAAGCAGGCCACGGCCGCCAACTCCTCCAGACCAAGCGTGTCGTCCAAATGCTGCTGAATATGGATGAGCACCCTCAACATCCGCTTCTTGTAATCGCGCAGTGTGGCTTCGAGCATGTGATGCCCCAGTGACATTTCAAGCAACTTTGTACCAGATGGCTGAGGGATGCGCTTGATCATTTTTGCTGTTTTGGGCGGAGACGGCAACCGCGCAACCGCTGCCGGCCCAGGGCTGAGTTCATCACCGAAGGCTCGACGGCGACCGTCTTCCCCGACTACCACCGCGTCAGCGGAGTCACGATCGAAGAGCCGGCAGGCCTCTGCGCGCGCGGCGTCGTAATGAAATCGCAGTTCGAGGACAGGAACAGCCCGCGTGCCTACGGCCGCGGCAGCGACAATCTCGTGATTTACTTCGGCTCCGGTCCAGTGCTTCGACGCAAGCAGGCTGCAAGTTGCCGCACTCCGAAACGATGGCGGGTGTCCCCACGAGCCGCCAGACGCATTCAATGCCGGCCTTTCCCATCCTGCGCGCGGAGTTTTGCTGTGCGCCGGACGCAAGCTGAGGTATCATCGCCGGTATCGACCGGCAAGGTATCCCAAAACCGTGATAGCGGAGCGAATCCATGAACCGCCTGTGGCCCTTAGGAATTCTCATCGGAGTTCTCCTTTTAGTGACATTCATTTTTCCAGCGGCGTTCATCCAATCGAGTGATGCCGTGCCAGCCGGCTTGACTAAGGCTCTGACGTTCCATGCTTCCTTCGACAGAGGGACGGATGCCGACTTTGGTGCCGGGGACAGAAGCATCTACACGGCACCGACCTATAAAACCCAGGGTGATGCCAAGCCTGGGATAGGGAATCCTGATGTCGGCATTGCACGCGGGCAAGGTCGTTTTGGAGACGCCCTGCAGTTCCGCAAGAAGAACACTATGGCCGTTTTTTATCGGGCGGAAAAGAACGTTGCTTACCGGGAGCGTGATTGGAACGGCAGCGTGTCCTTTTGGCTGAGCTTGAGTCCCGACGAAGATCTCGCCCCCGGATATTCGGACCCGATCCAGATTACGGATAAGGAGTACAACAACGCCGCAATCTGGGTTGACTTCACGCGCGATGACAAACCGCGTCATTTCCGGCTGGGGATCTTTGGCGACCTGAAAGTCTGGAATCCCGGGAATCTTCCGCCGGAGCAAAATCCCGACTTCAACAGCCGGACGATCGTTGTGACCGAGCCGCCGTTCGCCCGCGGCCGGTGGACTCACGTCGTAATCACTTTTACCGGTTTGAACACCGATCCCGGGGGGACGGCCAGGCTTTATCTCAATGGCCGGCCGCAGGGAACTGCCCGAGAGATTCGCGAACCATTCACATGGAATTTCTCTCAAGCCACCATCCGTCTGGGGGTGAATTACGTCGGGTTGTACGACGACCTGTCCGCATTCAACCGCGCGCTGAGCGACAAGGAAGTTGAGGTGTTGTACCAGCTCAAAAACGGGGCCGCAGCACTGCACAATTGATAATCATTAAATTTAGTGACAGAAAAACCTCCCAGCTCCGAAGGGGCGGAACCAGAGTAGCCCCGGGCTCACGCCCGGGGTTGAGAGCATGGGAAGAAAGAGCCCTGAAGGGGCGACACATCCATCCCTGGAATAGAGTCACAATAATATTTGATCATCAAGAGTAGGGCCGGGCAGTGCCGTTCGTTCAAGGGATTCCACCAAGACGCCAAGAAGGGACGAATTCCCTGGCGTCCTGGTGGTTCTGCAGATCCCGCTCCGGCCGCATCATCGTGCCGGCGACAGGACCATCTTCTCTTCCATTACCGACTCCACTTTCTTGCGGCTGTAAAAGACTGGGAAGTACTTGCCGGCCGCCCACATCTGAAAGAGGTCGCGATAATGGGGGCTGTCGGGATCTCCACTCTGCCCGGGATTGTTGGTGCCGACGGAGTTGTCCCAGTTTTCGGTGTCGGCGATGATCCGGAACGAGGCGCCCGAGGTCTGATTGTTGCCGTTTCCCGTGGCGTTCACCGTGACGGCGTATCCTCCGCGGGGGAGCGGCCCGACATTCAGCCGGGCGCGCAAATCGGCGCCGACTGCTGCGCTCAACGGATGGGAGACCAGGATGTGATGATATTTCTCCTGCCCGTACTGCCATTGGGCCATGTCCTGACCCAGCTGTTTCGTCAGCTCGGTGACAGCTTCGCTCAGACTGCGGATCAAAAGCGCATCACGGTCGGCAGTCGGATTCTTGCCGAAGTGCCCGTCCGGAGCGGCCAGCCAGTCGATCATGCGCTTCAGGTTTATGCCTGAGAGCAGCCTGCGCGCGTTTACAGGCACGAAGAGGTCGCGCACGTTGCTCTGGAGGCGCCGTTCCCAGGCGG is a genomic window of Terriglobia bacterium containing:
- the hpnK gene encoding hopanoid biosynthesis-associated protein HpnK; the encoded protein is MRRLIVTGDDYGLAVPVNEAIIEAHRRGILTTASLMVGGGAAADAIERARRVPSLRVGLHVVLVEGRPVLPPEAIPDLVDARGEFSNHPARAGFKFALWPGIRQQLQAEIRAQFEAFRKTGLALDHADSHNHLHLHPRIMSLILEVGRDYGLPAMRLPNEPFLPSWRAAKKSPIARLAAWTSLSPLIALMKSRLRHSRVRCNDFIFGMADTGAMTTELVLRFLQHLPEGVTEIYFHPSTRRCPEIDRTMPAYLHEEEFKALTSSEVLEACAAEGIQRTTFNGL
- a CDS encoding LamG domain-containing protein, which produces MNRLWPLGILIGVLLLVTFIFPAAFIQSSDAVPAGLTKALTFHASFDRGTDADFGAGDRSIYTAPTYKTQGDAKPGIGNPDVGIARGQGRFGDALQFRKKNTMAVFYRAEKNVAYRERDWNGSVSFWLSLSPDEDLAPGYSDPIQITDKEYNNAAIWVDFTRDDKPRHFRLGIFGDLKVWNPGNLPPEQNPDFNSRTIVVTEPPFARGRWTHVVITFTGLNTDPGGTARLYLNGRPQGTAREIREPFTWNFSQATIRLGVNYVGLYDDLSAFNRALSDKEVEVLYQLKNGAAALHN
- a CDS encoding AraC family transcriptional regulator, yielding MNASGGSWGHPPSFRSAATCSLLASKHWTGAEVNHEIVAAAAVGTRAVPVLELRFHYDAARAEACRLFDRDSADAVVVGEDGRRRAFGDELSPGPAAVARLPSPPKTAKMIKRIPQPSGTKLLEMSLGHHMLEATLRDYKKRMLRVLIHIQQHLDDTLGLEELAAVACFSPYHFHRVFTGMVGESVMEHVRRLRLERAASRLKLSRQPVVQITFDAGYGTHEAFTRAFKAAYGMAPVHFRLHRSPVAAVLAPSGIHYRDGPTLKDFKSRRTGLQTMNVQIKNLKPMRVAFMRHVGPYREVGTAWDQLLPWLGKEGLLGGDAQFIGICHDDPEVTPQKRIRYDACVTVDEPFASTGDIGAQTIPGGEYAVMTHFGPYSKLGEAYAKLLGEWLPRSGRALLSAPCFEMYLNDPNSTEPEDLIADIYAPLESNSK